The following are encoded together in the Geobacter sulfurreducens PCA genome:
- a CDS encoding phage tail protein, whose product MEDNEYTIIHVASGEAWAAGAATNGLVAVGDGGLALAGEMVHGLDRRLGLAGRIRPDALVADRCGTLIMLAGERFYRLDPMSGRLERIPCLGGRGDRAGELSGPRAMALGSRNLYVADTDNNRVCVFATVNWQVRRFIGAENPAGEPAAGTGPGEFDRPLDLAVDPCDNLYVLDAGNRRIQRFDYHGEPVPHVPPFGADRLKQPVALALGPAPSPSGGGALVHCLDTGLTAIVTFDDQGRFLGTVGLDDLGFEPAGLAVDADGKWYVSDRERFIYAIRSAGDWSPLEEYEGKALRLFAGPGGEFYALEDGEVARLTRRRRYPPAGSWTGSGPVTGIYTSRSFDTGDGRLFWHRVTLDATVPPKTQVRLSYFIYETGRDPELLPADGEWRSFPSNPADALFERKEGRYLRVRLELISEDRHATPTVVSLRLQFPKQSYLRYLPAVFQDDERGRDFLERFLSLFESVLYDLEREIFTTRRYADPCAVPAGFLPWLASWLALPDADQWLEDGGARLRTLIARANELYRCRGTRGGLAELITLYTGKEPWIVEAFQLDRIRGRSEWRETMRLFGEDPYHFTVLLPPGGAGRTETVKRIVARERPAHTCATVVALENLFRLGGHTYLEVNTNLNQPLFALETSSSLARQTYLADGEKAGQAQVRARQGMDTLFE is encoded by the coding sequence GTGGAAGACAACGAGTACACCATAATCCATGTGGCGAGCGGCGAGGCATGGGCCGCCGGGGCAGCCACCAACGGCCTGGTGGCCGTGGGAGACGGCGGACTGGCACTGGCCGGCGAGATGGTGCACGGCCTCGACCGCCGTCTGGGGCTCGCGGGACGCATCCGCCCCGACGCCCTGGTGGCTGATCGCTGCGGAACGCTGATCATGCTGGCCGGCGAGCGCTTCTATCGTCTGGACCCCATGTCCGGCCGACTGGAGCGGATACCCTGTCTCGGCGGCAGGGGGGACAGGGCGGGGGAACTGAGTGGACCCCGGGCCATGGCTCTGGGGAGCCGCAATCTCTACGTGGCCGATACGGACAACAACCGGGTCTGCGTCTTTGCCACGGTTAACTGGCAGGTGCGCCGGTTTATCGGAGCCGAGAACCCGGCAGGGGAACCGGCGGCCGGAACCGGTCCGGGGGAGTTCGACCGCCCCCTGGATCTGGCGGTGGACCCCTGCGACAACCTCTATGTGCTCGATGCCGGCAACCGGCGCATCCAGCGTTTCGATTACCATGGCGAACCCGTGCCCCATGTGCCCCCCTTCGGCGCCGACCGGCTGAAGCAGCCGGTGGCGCTGGCGCTGGGCCCGGCTCCCTCCCCGTCCGGCGGGGGGGCCCTGGTCCACTGCCTCGATACGGGGCTCACCGCCATCGTTACCTTTGACGACCAGGGCCGGTTCCTGGGCACCGTCGGCCTGGACGACCTCGGCTTCGAGCCTGCCGGTCTGGCGGTGGACGCCGACGGCAAATGGTACGTCTCTGATCGGGAGCGGTTCATCTATGCCATCAGGTCGGCAGGTGACTGGAGCCCTCTGGAGGAGTACGAGGGGAAGGCCCTGCGGCTGTTCGCCGGTCCCGGCGGGGAGTTTTACGCCCTGGAAGATGGGGAGGTGGCCCGCCTCACCCGTCGCCGTCGCTATCCGCCGGCAGGCTCGTGGACCGGCAGCGGCCCGGTAACGGGCATCTACACTTCCCGCTCATTCGATACCGGCGACGGCCGCCTCTTCTGGCACCGGGTGACGCTGGACGCGACGGTCCCCCCAAAGACCCAGGTGCGACTTTCCTACTTCATCTACGAAACCGGCCGCGATCCGGAGCTCCTGCCGGCCGACGGCGAGTGGCGAAGTTTCCCGTCCAATCCGGCCGACGCCCTTTTTGAGCGGAAGGAGGGACGGTATCTGAGGGTGCGCCTGGAACTGATCTCCGAAGACCGGCATGCCACCCCCACAGTGGTGAGCCTCCGCCTCCAGTTTCCCAAACAATCGTATCTCCGCTACCTTCCGGCCGTCTTCCAGGACGACGAGCGGGGGCGTGATTTCCTGGAGCGGTTTCTTTCCCTGTTCGAGAGCGTCCTTTACGACCTGGAGCGCGAAATATTCACGACCCGGCGCTATGCCGACCCCTGTGCCGTACCGGCCGGCTTCCTTCCCTGGCTCGCCTCGTGGCTGGCGCTCCCCGATGCGGACCAGTGGCTCGAAGATGGCGGGGCACGGCTGCGCACACTGATCGCCCGGGCCAATGAGCTGTACCGTTGTCGGGGCACCCGGGGTGGACTGGCGGAACTCATCACTCTTTACACCGGCAAGGAACCGTGGATTGTGGAGGCGTTCCAGTTGGACCGCATCCGGGGCCGGAGCGAGTGGCGCGAAACCATGAGGCTCTTCGGGGAAGATCCCTACCACTTCACGGTTCTCCTGCCGCCGGGCGGCGCAGGGAGGACCGAAACCGTAAAGCGGATCGTGGCGCGCGAGCGCCCGGCCCACACCTGTGCCACGGTAGTTGCCCTGGAGAACCTGTTCCGGCTTGGGGGGCACACCTACCTGGAAGTCAATACCAACCTGAACCAGCCCCTCTTTGCCCTGGAGACCTCCTCGTCGCTCGCCCGGCAGACCTATCTGGCCGACGGCGAGAAGGCGGGGCAGGCGCAGGTCCGGGCGCGACAGGGCATGGATACATTGTTTGAGTGA